Within Sphingobium aromaticiconvertens, the genomic segment GTAATCGGTAACTGCCTGGCGAGGGGACTTCCCTTCGCCGGTCCATTGCGAACAATATGTGAAACAGTCTTTCGCACTTGGGGAATGCGGTATCGCCTGCTAAACTCGGTTCTTCATCACATAGTGCGGATTTGCGGGATCGTTTCGCTGACTACTTCGTCTGGCATAGCGATGACTGGGAAAGGTCGAGGGCGCATGACATCGGACATAGTTTCGCGGCGAAGCCTGTTGCAAGGCGGGGCTGCGCTCGCGGCGGCGACGCCGCTGGTCCCGGCACTGGCGCAGGGCAATGAGGGCATGGCAAAAAAGGAGACTGGCGGCATGATGCCTGTGTCGATGACGGTCAACGGCAAGGATCTGCACCTCGATCTCGATCCGCGCACCACCTTGCTGGATGCGCTGCGTGAGCATCTGCGCCTGACCGGCACGAAAAAGGGCTGCGATCATGGCCAGTGCGGCGCCTGCACGGTCATCGTCGATGGGCGGCGGATCAACAGTTGCCTGACCCTCGCGGTGATGCATGATGGCGACAAGGTGACGACGATCGAGGGGCTGGGCAGTCCTGAGAAGCTGCATCCGATGCAGAAGGCTTTTGTCGTCCATGACGGCTATCAGTGCGGCTATTGCACGCCGGGGCAGATTTGCTCGGCGGTGGCGGTGCTGGACGAGATTGAGGCGGGCATCCCCAGTCATGTGACGCAGGATCTGGATAAGGTACGCTTTTCTGACGCGGAAGTGCGGGAACGGATGAGCGGCAATATCTGCCGTTGCGCCGCCTATCCCAATATCATCGCCGCCATTCGGGATGTAGCAGGGGAGGATGTTTCCGGGGAGAATCGGGCATGAAACCCTTTACCTACACACGCGCCACCAGCGTCGAGGAGGCAGCGAGTGCTGCCGCCAGCACGCAGGGCGCGCGCTTCATCGCGGGCGGCACCAACCTGCTCGACCTGATGAAGTTGCAAATCGAGACGCCGACGCATTTGATTGACGTCAACCATCTGGGCCTCGACACGATAGAGAAGACGGACGATGGCGGCCTGCGGATCGGCGCGCTGGTCCGCAATACCGATCTTGCCGCGCACAAGACGGTCCGCAGGGACTATGCGGTGCTGACCCGCGCGCTCCTGTCTGGGGCTTCGGGGCAGTTGCGCAACAAGGCGACGACCGCGGGCAACCTGCTTCAGCGCACCCGCTGCCCCTATTTCTACGACGTGCGCATGCCCTGCAACAAGCGCAAGGCGGGGAGCGGATGTGCGGCGATGAAGGGCTTCAACCGCAACATGGCGGTCATGGGCGTTAGCAACGCCTGCATCGCCACCCACCCCAGCGACATGGCGGTGGCGATGCGCCTGCTTGACGCCAATGTCGAAACGGTGAGCGCCAACGGCGCGCGGCGGGCCATCCCGATTGCCGACTTTCATCGCCTGCCGGGTGACACGCCGGAGATTGAAAGTGCGCTGGCGCCCGGTGAGCTGATCACCGCTGTCACCCTGCCCAAACCACTGGGCGGCACCCATGTCTATCGCAAGGTGCGCGATCGCGCCTCCTATGCCTTCGCGGTGGTTTCGGTCGCGGCGGTGTTGGGTAAGGATGGCGTGTCGCGCTTCGCCTTTGGCGGCCTCGCGCCCAAGCCCTGGCGCGTGGCGGCAGCGGACGGCGCAGCGGCGAGCGGGGCGAAGGCAGTGGCCGACGCGGCGCTCGCCGGAGCACGCACGACCGAGCATAATGCGTTCAAGATCGACCTGACGGCGCGCACGCTCGCCTCGATCTTTCGCCAGCAGGAGAAGGGCGCATGAAGTTCGATCAGCCCGCGACCGCCCTGAACCCGATCGATCGTGGTCGGGTCATCGGCATTCCCCACGACCGGATCGACGGCCCGGCCAAGGTGACGGGCAGCGCGCCCTACGCCTATGAGCGGCATGATGTCGCGCCCAATGCAGCCTACGGCTGTATCATCGGATCGGCGATCGCCAAGGGCCGGATCGCATCGATCGACACCCGCGCCGCGGAAGGCGCGCCGGGCGTGCTGGCGGTTGTCACTCATGCCAATGCGGGCAAGCTGGGCAAGGGCCAGATGAATACTGCGCACCTGTTGGGCGGTCCGGCGATCGAGCATTTCGACCAGGCGCTGGCGCTGGTGGTCGCCGATACGTTCGAGCGCGCCCGCGATGCGGCGTCGCTGGTGCGGATCGACTATGCGCCGGAAAAGGGGCGCTTCGATCTGGCGGTGGAAAAGGACAAGGCCGGGGTGTCCAAGGGCACGCCGGATACAAAGGCGGGCGATTTCGAAGGCGCCTTCGCCAAGGCAGCGGTGAAGATCGACCAGCGCTATACCACCCCCGATCAGAGCCACGCGATGCTGGAGCCACATGCGACGACCGCCGCGTGGCAGGGCGACAAACTGACGCTTTGGACCGCCAACCAGATGATCGCCTGGGGCGTGGGCGAAGTGGCGACGACGCTGGGTATCCCCAAGGAGAATGTCCGCCTCATTTCCCCCTATATCGGCGGTGGTTTCGGCGCGAAGCTGTTTCTGCGCGCAGACGCGCTGATGGCGGCGCTGGGTGCGAAGGCAGCGGGGCGGCCCGTCAAGGTCGCGCTGGCCCGGCACCAGATTCCCAATAATACGACGCATCGCCCCGCGACGATCCAGCGTATCCGCCTGGGTGCAGATCGCAATGGCGTGATCGACGCGATCGGGCATGAGGTGTGGTCGGGCGACCTGCCCGGCGGGGGCGCGGAAACGGCGGCGCAGCAGACACGTCTCCTCTATGGCGGCGCCAATCGGATGACCCGGCATCGGCTGGCGGTGCTGGATTTGCCCGAAGGCAATGCGATGCGCGCGCCGGGCGAGGCGGTGGGCCTGCTGGCGCTGGAAGTCGCGATGGATGAACTGGCGGAGGCTTGCAACGTCGATCCGGTCGAACTGCGTATTCGCAACGATGTGCAATATGATCCGGAGGCGGGGCCGCAGC encodes:
- the paoA gene encoding aldehyde dehydrogenase iron-sulfur subunit PaoA, translating into MTSDIVSRRSLLQGGAALAAATPLVPALAQGNEGMAKKETGGMMPVSMTVNGKDLHLDLDPRTTLLDALREHLRLTGTKKGCDHGQCGACTVIVDGRRINSCLTLAVMHDGDKVTTIEGLGSPEKLHPMQKAFVVHDGYQCGYCTPGQICSAVAVLDEIEAGIPSHVTQDLDKVRFSDAEVRERMSGNICRCAAYPNIIAAIRDVAGEDVSGENRA
- a CDS encoding xanthine dehydrogenase family protein subunit M — its product is MKPFTYTRATSVEEAASAAASTQGARFIAGGTNLLDLMKLQIETPTHLIDVNHLGLDTIEKTDDGGLRIGALVRNTDLAAHKTVRRDYAVLTRALLSGASGQLRNKATTAGNLLQRTRCPYFYDVRMPCNKRKAGSGCAAMKGFNRNMAVMGVSNACIATHPSDMAVAMRLLDANVETVSANGARRAIPIADFHRLPGDTPEIESALAPGELITAVTLPKPLGGTHVYRKVRDRASYAFAVVSVAAVLGKDGVSRFAFGGLAPKPWRVAAADGAAASGAKAVADAALAGARTTEHNAFKIDLTARTLASIFRQQEKGA
- the paoC gene encoding aldehyde oxidoreductase molybdenum-binding subunit PaoC, which translates into the protein MKFDQPATALNPIDRGRVIGIPHDRIDGPAKVTGSAPYAYERHDVAPNAAYGCIIGSAIAKGRIASIDTRAAEGAPGVLAVVTHANAGKLGKGQMNTAHLLGGPAIEHFDQALALVVADTFERARDAASLVRIDYAPEKGRFDLAVEKDKAGVSKGTPDTKAGDFEGAFAKAAVKIDQRYTTPDQSHAMLEPHATTAAWQGDKLTLWTANQMIAWGVGEVATTLGIPKENVRLISPYIGGGFGAKLFLRADALMAALGAKAAGRPVKVALARHQIPNNTTHRPATIQRIRLGADRNGVIDAIGHEVWSGDLPGGGAETAAQQTRLLYGGANRMTRHRLAVLDLPEGNAMRAPGEAVGLLALEVAMDELAEACNVDPVELRIRNDVQYDPEAGPQRPFSSRKFVECLRTGAENFGWSKRNPRPGQVRDGHWLVGMGVASAFRNNLTMASGARVGIDSRGHVTVETDMTDIGTGSYTVIAQTAAEMMGVALDAVTVRLGDSSFPASAGSGGQWGANSATAGVYAACMTLRAKIAEVAGFPADQAVFEDGFVRLGNQSRQLGQVAGRAGLWVEDKIEFGDLDERYAQATFGAHFAEVGVDIDTGEVRVRRMGGAFAAGRILNPKSARSQVIGAMTMGVGAALMEELTVDARFGYFVNHDMAEYHVPVHADIPEQSVIFIDELDEKSSPMKAKGVGELGICGAGAAVANAIYNACGIRLRDYPLTIDKLLRAAPGSAIA